The window AGGTATCTATGAGCATTTCAAAGACATTGATCCAAAAGATCCTCCATGAAGATCTGGGTGTTACGCAGTTGGTTTCCGTAGGGTCCCTCGATTGCTCACAGAAGAGCAAAAAGCGGTTCGCGTAAATTGGTGTCGAAAAATATTGGAACGGTTCAATAAAAGAAGctcaaaaaacgtttatagtattGTTAGTGGCGATGAATCTTGGATTTACTCCTACAAACCAACAAAAGTGATCCGTTCTCAAAGTTTGTCAACGAAAATGGTCgcaacttttgtgtcaaaatcAGGTCAATTGCTTTATAGATCGAAGAACGGTTACTTCTGATTGGTATATAACCAGAAGGTTATATACCAATGgtttgtttaccagaagttaTCGTGAAACTCCGACAAAGCAACACACCTTGTACACACTTCTAAAATATAGGACAAACTGGCAACATGTGTATGTTTTCAAAAAGTCTAGTCAACCATTGGTATACCAAGCACTTTTTAAACgtgatttttgcaatttttaaggGTTCTCACCCTTATATCAGAGTCCTTGGATTTCAATGCATTTTAATGTGTTTTGTGTCGACAATCACTCTCGCATGAGGTATTTGTAACCTATAAGACGAAGGTCTGAAGATGGCATGTTACCTGCCGAAAGTACTCacctgattttaataaaaaaaaatttacgcactATTAACTGTTTTGAGAACATACACCTGCTGTCAGTTTGACCTACATCTTAGATTTGACTAAAAGATACTGGTTTAAGAAGCAATATCTACTGGTGAAAAGCTAAAGAAATCATTCAAAATACAACGAGATTCTATATAACGGTTATCTTCCACCAGTTTATACTGAAAAGCACCATACATTGTTCTCAATACAAATCAAGACAGAATTTCTTAATGATTTCCAAAGTTCCATGTTTAATGCAGAAATTCAGAAGAGAGGGCCtacttaattattattatatgtttacTGATGATtcgaaaaaaagaaaatatcactGCTTGGGCAGTATACCAACGGAATTCCATCCACCATCCACCATCTACACAGTCGAAATACTTTTAAAGGCATTAAAGTTTGCTCTTTCTCACGTTTGATATTTACAGCTAGTAAAAGTGCAATAGAAAGTAAATGTAAATTACGCACtagtctggtcaattggctatgccaagctcataaaaataaaaaaaaagaagaggaaaactAGAAGCTAGATTGCAATTTTTTTCAAGGAATTtaacttttatttcttttaatggtctatgtttaattttctttttctataCGGGGTGATCGGTCTCATTATTTACAGTTCAAGTGAATCAGTATCATTACTTGTTGTTTAAGAAATGTTTTATAATGGTGACAACTCatttctaaaagaaaaaacgtactTTTCTATGATTGCATATCTCGTATTGTCATCAACTTTTACTATCATCTGTCTAGTGTTTCCTGTAACATGCATATGGATTGAGTTGACTCTTTGTAACGTTATTCACCACATAATTAAAGTAAGAACTATTTGACTGATAATTTTAAGATCAAATTAACTTGATACCAGTAACTAATTAATGTCACTATGAAGAATCTGAAAAGTGACCAGAATTTTCCATTAACACACTAAAACCTGTTTGATAAAAAGTTATAAATTCCATAAAGTTAACTTACTTAGTAGTTGGTTGGGAACTATCTAATTTCAGTTGTTCTTTAGCTTTCGCTTCATTATTTGGTTTATCTTCTTCTTTGCATGTGCCAACAACTGTGGGTGCTGGGCTTCCTAAAGTATAACCATGTCCTTGGAAAgccttcagtttaattttactttgTCTAAAAGCCTCCATTCGATGATCTTCCATGGCTAAATGAACCTAAAAATTAAATTCTGTAATGCTGTTCataatcaaaatgtaaataaacCTACTTCTGATGCACCTCTTCGCAGTTCTTGTGGTATTTCCCCTTGGCGGATAGAATCAAGAAATTCCTTATTGGCTGGATCTGTGTAGTGCCTTAATTCACTGTCATTTACAGTAAAACCATTTTGCCACAGTCTTAATGTTACTTCAGAAGAAGACATTGGTTCAGGAACGCCGGGAACTGCTACAGAGTCATTATCATCTTGGCCCAACTTATATCCTGTTCCTCTAAATGCTCTAGAACTAGACGTAGAAGCACTTGGTTCCAGTATTTCAACTCCATGTCTAAAAATATAAAAGGTAGAGTAAAaagaattattattataattaaaaatatatagtctgtaaaaaaattacacaaattgtcacatattgttctgaagctattttcttgtggcaacttaaagcaattactattttaatgggaataagccacaattaaaggttaaaataagtgtattgacgtttcaatttccacttcgaaaatcgttctacaaacattaataaattaaacaaattttgttttttgttacttggtgaaaaattcttctaatttaattttatcttactcATTTATATTgtcaattcagacatatattatacgtTTTAAAGCAGATAACTttgaaatgatattgtcaatatagctgagttgcattcctggaacaactttattgtaagataaatcattcaattatatgaaatcaattttaacttgagaatacctgtcagaaaaatcatagcatgtgatttgtctttaaaaagacaaccacatgccatgataacagtaaaattctcctgttagtaattccatagtaaatcatgaggaaaaaaacctcataataataTCCCTTCAAACAATCCAATGTTTGTATGGGCAAACATGTTGGGCTAATGGCCATAGTGACGAAGCTGTTAGGGAAACTGGACAAAAAGCACTTTCAATTTTATAACGATAAAAAAGCTCAACGTGGCATCTCAAATATTTCAAAAAGCGGCAGATGAAACAggtatttcgaaaaaaaaaaaactgtaagaaAATAAAATTCCTCAGTAATTGGATCACTACAGGAACGATCTCAAAACAAGAAAACTTTATTatcatgcaataaaacatatgaTAAAGAAACAAAGAGTGATATTCACTGCGTAACAAGATGTTGATATTATGTAACTATGTTGATAAACAAACCAGAAATTATTTCCTGGCGCCATTGATATTTACGTGAAATTCATAAATTTCGGGAAGAATATTGCAACCTCATATATCTGGACAATTGCTGGTGAAT is drawn from Diabrotica undecimpunctata isolate CICGRU chromosome 5, icDiaUnde3, whole genome shotgun sequence and contains these coding sequences:
- the p47 gene encoding NSFL1 cofactor p47 isoform X2, coding for MADSPRSPVSVKKPKPKGKPSNFATINTINSSSEEEEEEGQAYYAGGSETSGQQVLGPPKKKDFVADMFKSVQEHGVEILEPSASTSSSRAFRGTGYKLGQDDNDSVAVPGVPEPMSSSEVTLRLWQNGFTVNDSELRHYTDPANKEFLDSIRQGEIPQELRRGASEVHLAMEDHRMEAFRQSKIKLKAFQGHGYTLGSPAPTVVGTCKEEDKPNNEAKAKEQLKLDSSQPTTNLQIRLADGSRLVGQFNHEHTIGEIRNFIQTARPQYQNQSFNLMSSYPSKILDDTQTIAAAGLLNSAIMQKLV